The genomic interval TTTGCTGGCTCCGTCCATGACCGCTGCTTCGTACAGCTCTTCGCTGATTCCAGTTATTGCGGCCAAGTAAATGACGCTGCCTATGCCGACGGAGTGCCACATTTTCGTTAACCACAGAATATAAGGCCAAGCCTCCGGGTGCATATAAGCATTAACCGAAGAGTGTCCGAACAACGGCAACACGTATTTGACCAGAAAACCGTATTCGGGGTGTAAAAAGGCGTATACGATATAGCTGACGACAACCATGGACAAAAAATTTGGCATGATCATCACCGTCTGATAGAGTCGCGATGCCAGCTTGGCACGAACCTCGTTTACGGCAATGGCAATCGCAACGGAAAGAAGAAGACCGGTCACAATAAAGACAACATTGTAGGCAACCGTATTAATTGTTACTCGCCACGCATCGGAAGTAGCGAAGAGAAAACGGAAATTGTCGAGCCCTGCCCACGGACTGCCCATAATTCCGTCGATGTAGTTAATGTTCTTGAAAGCAATGAAAACGCCAAACATGGGAATATAACAATTAATGAAAAAAACGATGCTTGTCGGCAGCAGCATAAGCAGCAGCACGCGATACTTCACAATGTTCCGCAGCAAACGGACGTAGCTCCTCTGTCGCTGTGAATGTGCTTGCTTAGCAGAAAAATTTACAGATGATGGAATTGACATAGCATTTAACCTCACTCTATTTCAATAGGATAGATTTATTATAATGAAGTTGGAAATTGGAATTCTCTATCCCAGGTGATCTCATTTATTAGAAAGTTACCTCTTAACCTGATTTCCAAATATCATCCTCGTTGTCTATTCTTCGTGTTTCGTCTCACAATCAAAAGTGGAACAAAACATCACAAAAGCATCACCTTAATAAGGTGATGCTCCGATTGTTGAGAATCCAAATTGTCATGATAACATAGTTATTATTTCACTCGTGTACATCTAAGAAATTAGTCGCTAGACAGGCTATCTAAAAATGAGTTGGGAAAAATGGTATAAATCGTTTTTCCAAACCGGCCAATCGTGGCCGCCGCTCTCCTCGTACCAAATATGGGGTACATCGTTCCTCTCCAAATAGGCATGTGTCCGGTCGCTGACATGCTTAAGATTGTCCAGAAGTCCGCATGACAACCAGAGCAAACTCAGCTTAGCCGCCGCATCTTCCGGATTCGGGACAAGCAACTCGGGTTCCTTCGTGTTTGGAGCAGAGGAAAATCCTCCAATCCAAGCAAAATGATCTAGATTGCCTAATCCGATATTGAGCGATTGTCCTCCTCCCATCGATAAACCGGCTAGAGCACGGTTCTCTCTCCTCGTCAGAACCGTATAGTTCGATTCCACATAAGGAATGAGATCATAAAGCAAATCGAATTCGAAATCCTCAAACGCCTTTAATTTGTCCGCGTCGAATAAATTGCCCTCCGCCCGGTCGTTCTGCATGGCACGGCCGTTAGGTAGAACCACAATCATGCGCGCAAGCTTATTGTCTGCATACAAATTATCAAGAATCACTTGCGGACCCGCATGATTGTACCATTCCTCTTCGTCTCCGCCGATACCATGCAATAAATAAAGAACGTTATATTCCCCTTGACCATCCGGGTAACCTGGAGGGATGTAAATCATCGCTCTACGCTTGCATCCTATTGTTTTAGAGAAATATTCAACCGTTTCAATTTTGCCGTGGGCAATATCATCCCTGTACTGGTCATACCCGGTCGGAACGACACGTCTTAGCAAATCATAGTTAATTGGACTCATCCTTTTTCCTTCCCCTTCCTGTTTACACCTACTTAACTGC from Paenibacillus sp. FSL K6-3182 carries:
- a CDS encoding ABC transporter permease subunit, translated to MLRNIVKYRVLLLMLLPTSIVFFINCYIPMFGVFIAFKNINYIDGIMGSPWAGLDNFRFLFATSDAWRVTINTVAYNVVFIVTGLLLSVAIAIAVNEVRAKLASRLYQTVMIMPNFLSMVVVSYIVYAFLHPEYGFLVKYVLPLFGHSSVNAYMHPEAWPYILWLTKMWHSVGIGSVIYLAAITGISEELYEAAVMDGASKWQQIIRITIPLLTPVMVILTILNLGGLFRSDFGLFYHVTLDSGALRSTTDVIDTYVYRGLIQLNDLGMASAANFYQSVVGFFLVIGANSLARKLNRDTALF
- a CDS encoding alpha/beta hydrolase-fold protein, translating into MSPINYDLLRRVVPTGYDQYRDDIAHGKIETVEYFSKTIGCKRRAMIYIPPGYPDGQGEYNVLYLLHGIGGDEEEWYNHAGPQVILDNLYADNKLARMIVVLPNGRAMQNDRAEGNLFDADKLKAFEDFEFDLLYDLIPYVESNYTVLTRRENRALAGLSMGGGQSLNIGLGNLDHFAWIGGFSSAPNTKEPELLVPNPEDAAAKLSLLWLSCGLLDNLKHVSDRTHAYLERNDVPHIWYEESGGHDWPVWKNDLYHFSQLIFR